DNA from Ovis aries strain OAR_USU_Benz2616 breed Rambouillet chromosome 15, ARS-UI_Ramb_v3.0, whole genome shotgun sequence:
gatctgggaaagattgaaagcaggaggagaaggggatgacagaggatgagacagttggatggcatcaccaactggatggacatgagtttgagtaagctctgggagttggtgatggacagggaggtctggtgtgctgcagtccatgacatgactgagtgactgaaataaaCTAAAGACGCACCCTTCACATTTGTTGTGCATAAACTATAGTTAGGATATGTCATTAACAAGGCACCATCATCTACACACACTGTGCTTCTGTGAAGTTGTGAGGGTTGTTCAAAATTTTCACCAGGTCTTTAAAATTAGTTACAGTGCATAAGATCCTCTGGGCTTCCCATCCAGATAGCTCAAGGGACacactcttctctctttctctatctccAGGGTATGTGATAATGAGGGCTAGGGAACCAGTCCTAGTAGGAAATAGACTAAATATCCTTAAAAAGTTTGCAACGAGTCTCTCAAGCAGTTTCATAAAAATCAGGAAGTTAAGCATCCACCTTCCAGTGTCACCATGTCCCCAGAGCTTTGTGCTCTTTTGTAAGACCTGGAGTTTCTGGTACGTAAGGAGTCGTCATAATGAGCAAGTGTTTGGTGCCGAACTGTAGAACCAAGAAGAGTCCACCAAAGTCTCAGCCTGAGCTTTGGAGatagagagaagagaagggactGAAAGTGACAGGAAAGGCTGTCAAGGGTGCCTGCCCAAGGGGGGTGACTGCTGCCATCAGATCTTGCTGATTTAGTAGGCAACCTCAGGTCTCTGTTTAAGTTACTAAAGATTCCATATCTACCTCTTAGCCTCAATACAAGGTTACAAGAGTCAGAGGTTATTTCCAAGAAGCAAAGAGTGGTAGGAAGTAAtgtgatcctctggagaaaagcTAGACTGTGATATAAAAGGACATTTCCTGGAATGACCACAGTGTATGACTAATGGAATTAGAAGCAATCACTGCAACTGTTTAAGTCCCTCTAGGAATGATCTCCAAGCAGAGCAACTGGGGCAGAAAGGCCATCTGTTGAATCTGCCACCCACCTCTACCCTGGACAACTGACTTTTGTCCTGTCGGGAACAATGAAATTCTCAGCAAACCTGAGGATGAATGCTCTAAAAATACTTTAAGAAGAACTTAGCATAGTCATCTTATTGAAATCTCTTCAGTCAATCTTTTCCAAGCAGAGATCTCCCAGCTTCActattctgaattttcttttatgtcCAAGTTCCCTGCTCCCTTTTTCCCTCATAAATCCTCTTTCTGATTCCTGTTCTGCTCTGCTCCCTTAAATTCTGAAGTATAAGCATTGATTCCAGAGTTGGTCTTGACTAAATGGAGGTAGGCACCCAGACCTttgatatttctttctcatttttcatttaatctCTACCCATTCCAGGCTGTCTCAGGCTGGGTTTGTTAACCTAAACACTTCTGAATTTTCAGACTGTGCCTTGGAGTTCCAGAGATTTAAGCTTGAATCCCATTTCTGCTGCTGATTGGCTGTAAGACTTGAGACACATTACAAATTCTCTAAGCTTCTCTTGCCTTATTTGCCAATTGAGGTGACAATATTAACTTGCAAAGCTTTTCTAAGGTCTAAATGCTATTTCACTTGCCATGTTCTTTGTGCAGCAGCTGGCATATAGCAGATGTCCAAAAAGAGTGTTCTTTCTTCTTCACCATCCTACCtcattttcatgttaaaatattttctgcctgAGCTTTTATGAATTTCATTGTTAGCCACCATGTAAGTCGCCTGTTACCACATAGCTTACTGGATATGTAAGTTTACCACAGCTCTTCTGAATTTACTTTGATAAATAATGTGCTGGGCACTGATCATGgccaaagaagaaactgaggaacACTGAAAGTCAACCTGATCTTCAAATGAACAGTGAGTTCATGGCACTGACTATTCATTTCATTGGTATTTGTAGCAAGAAAGAAATTGTCTGTGTATACAATTGTGTGTATTTCTCCAGgaagtttatttattaattcaactAAAGAGTCAGAACTTTTTTTGAAGGTCCATTAAGCCTTGATTTCATGCTAGTTGCTGATAGTTGACAGTGTTGTATATAGCCATTATTTAGAGCTTGAAATCTAGAGAAAAATCAGATCTTGATTCAAATCCCATTTTGGCCATTTTACTTTTAGTTTGATCTTAGAAATGTCAGATTTTTctaagcctctgtttcttcatccataaCATGGTACTGTTAATAGAACTTTATTCACAGATTTTTTAGGGAGATAAAACATGCATGAAGTTAGTAACAGCTAGCTAAATAAAATTGAACTCTTACTCTTTCATAAAAAAAAGTGCTGGGCACTTTCTGTGTACTAAGGTACCTTCTAAGCACTGTCTTGACGGAAGTCAACAAAGCAAAACCCTCACCCATTTTGAGTTCACATTGTAGTGGGATTAGTAGTGGAAAGATCAATGCCCTGGAAGTTGGGAGGCTAAAATTAACACATGGTTTCCACCCAGTAATATCCTCTTCTAAGTCTTCATCTTCTCATCGACAGAATAAGCCCTAGCATTGTTGCCTCTTGTTCTCTGGATGCACTGGGACTCTGCCTTGTGATTGGGGTCATGGCCATGGTTGATGGTGTGCCAGGGTCTCCTCCCACCTAGGTTCACAGTAGTTGAATTCATAGACTTAGAAGGAGTGGCAGTTTCTGACTATTTTGAGCATCAGAGCTTTGATTTCTTATCCCAGCAGCCAAGAGTAACTTTACAGACAGCCATTCCTGTACCCTCCAGTTCTCTCTGGAATTCTGTGAGCTGAGTATCATTTATGTGTTTTCTGGATCAAGCTAGGCTTCCAAAGTAGGAAGATCAAAGGAGAAAGTGAGAAGGTATCTAAATTTACCAATTATACACaactggaaataaaacagaaagaaggaaggaaaaaagagggaaggaagggaagagaaaaggaaggaaggaggaagggagggaaggaaggaagaaaaaagataatgCAATAGGAAAGGaactaagaaggaaaagaagagaagctggaaGAAAGGTTGAAATATTAGCGAGAGCCCCAGCAGGAAAAAGGCATATGAGGAAGTGTTTCTTTAAAGACCTACTcatgaaatgtaaatgaaattaaGTGTAACGAGTTTAGATATCTGCTACGGTGAATTATATGCACTGTAGTGAAGGTGTTTCGCAACTCTTAGCCTGAAGAAGCAAGGCAAAacaatttcaaagaaaagattttctcttcaaaacaaaaaaaaaatgttgagagGAAACCAGGGACCAGAAGGAAATGACCTCTGGAGGAGTTAAATCTATTTGATCCTaacctttctctttaaaaaaaaaaaaaaatatcttcccAGGTGCAGTCACTAGCTTttcctcagttcatttcagcaaTTTGAAGGAACCCCaaccttccccttccctccacaCACAATGCCATTGAGGTCCCTGGagaacagcagcagcatgtcctcTACCTTCCTGCTGAGTGGCATTCCTGGCCTGGAGCACATGCACACCTGGATCTCCATCCCACTGTGCTTCGTATACACAGTCTCCATCCTGGGCAACTGCACTATCATCTTTATCGTTAAAACAGAGCCCTCTCTCCATGAGCCCATGTACCTCTTCCTGTCCATGCTGGCTCTGACTGACCTGGGGCTGTCTCTTTGCACCCTCCCTACAGTGCTGGGCATCTTTTGGGTTGGGGCACGAGACATTGGCCATGATGCCTGTTTTGCCCAGCTCTTTTTCATTCACTGCTTGTCCTTCCTGGAGTCCTCTGTACTACTGTCTATGGCCTTTGACCGCTTTGTGGCCATTTGCCGCCCCTTGCACTATGCTTCTATTCTCACCAACACAGTCATTGGCAGGATCGGCCTGGCTTCATTGGGTCGCAGTGTAGCACTCATTATTCCTTTACCTTTTATGCTCAAAAGATTCCCATATTGTGGCTCCCCAGTCCTCTCACATTCCTACTGCCTCCACCAGGAAGTGATGAAGTTGGCCTGTGCAGACATCAGAGCCAACAGCATTTACGGCATGTTTGTCATCGTTTCTACAGTGGGTATAGACTCACTGCTCATTCTCTTCTCCTATGCCCTGATCCTGCGCACTGTCCTGTCCATTGCATCCAGGGCCGAGAGGCTCAAAGCTCTTAACACCTGTGTTTCCCACGTCTGTGCTGTGCTCCTTTTCTACACTCCCATGATTGGCCTGTCTGTCATCCACCGCTTTGGGAAGCAGGCACCTCATCTGGTCCAGGTGATTCTGGGCTTTGTGtatcttctcttccctcctctgatGAATCCCATTGTCTACAGTGTGAAGACCAAACAGATCCGCGATCGTGTGACCCACGCCTTTTGTTTCTAGCTTGGTCTAATCTTGGAGGCACCGTGTTTTTAAATGTACCCTTACTCTTCTATTCTTTATAATATCTAATGTGCATGAAGTGGAAGAGattgttatttatttactgaaCAAATAAGAAGTCACAGCTGTCATGGAATCCTCACTGTGGTATCAAGGAAATACATGGCAATATGGCATGGTGACTtgtattttccaaagaaggcCACAGAGTTACGTCTCATCCCCCATTCTCTTCCAGAAATGCCTGAGTCCTCCATCAGGGGATGGAGTATGTAGCTTCTCCCCTTGTAACTGGGCCAGACTCAGCAGCTCAATGGATTGGCTGTTGAGGTAGCAATGCTATAAAACTTCTGAGGCTGAGTCATAAGAGGTGATATGTTACTCATTGATattcactctctttctctctccctctttttctgtctctctttcaatATGTATCTATAGCTCTCACTCAGTGCTTGCTTTTGAAACCTGGCCATCATACTGAGCAGAAGCTCAAACCACATGGAGAGGTCACATTTAGGTGTTTTAGCCAATAGACCCAGCTGAGGCCTCAGACTTGGTTGGGTCATTATCAACTACTAGTGTCAATGAATCTTCAAATTATTCTAATACCCAACCTTCCTGTCTTTCCCACTTGCACCTGGTAAAACAACCAATGTTTTACCCAGCCCAAGTTGCAGATTTGTAAGTTAAATgactatctgtttttttgtttgtttgtttgtttgtttgtatgtttttaagaCACTACCTTTTGGGATTCTTTGTTAACGATATGTTAACTGTGTTCCATATGTTTATGTTAACTGTGTTAAAGTGAAAAATGTTGATATAGAAGCTAAAAGAAAGATATCTTCCTCCAGCTAGGGAAACAAGTGGAATGAAAGGTTTCCTTGAGTTGGCATAGAAGGCAGCCTTCAGGGATGTATTGAAGTTAGACAGGCAAACTGGAAAGTGATGGTCCAGTCTGAGAGAACAGCATTTGCTAACCTGACACAGAGATGAGAGAGAGGACACTGTCTTCAGGAAAATATCTGAAGTTGTTCTTATTGCCATTGTTCTTCCCTAGCAAGTCAGAGAAGAGTAGATAatgtgggggtgggtggtggtaaGTGGACGGAGGTGGAGGCACTGACCCTATCGTGATGACCCAATGAACTAAAAGGAGAGAATTAGTTACAGCCTCCTATTTGTGCACTGCAGCGCTACTACATTGctccatatttttttaattgatcttttgAATAATACTTGTCAGAACAGTATTTGTAATTTTGACTTGGAGATATTTGCAAGGAAAGCAGGCCTGGATAAGATACGACCAAGGGTAGTTTTGAACATCTGGAGGAAAGCATGAAGATGTTGTATCCCTGCATAGTTTCAGTTCAGAGTTTAGAAAGAGAGTGACAGAGGGCCAAGGATAGAATTCCCTACTAGGACCTTTACGTGGAGCCTGTTCTCTCTCACCGGAAGTTAGTCTCATTCAAGGCTACCTATCCCATCTGGCATTTAACATTGGATGCATCATGTCCCACTGCCAACcagtgcttcatccagtctggcataaGAAAACTGTTTTCAGTGACAGCTATGTGGGAACCTTAGATGATATCACTTGAAAGATCCAAGATTTCTTATAGACAGCAAGTAGAATATGTCCTTGAGTATCATGAGTGGTTTATGGATTGAACCCATTGCTCATGTGTTTCTCTCAtcgtcaggcaggttctttatcactagtttCACTTAGGAAGCGCCCACAAAACTTCAAAACAACCACAAAGCCACTGCAAATACTGAAGCATACATTACAACTCCACATCTGGAAACAATATGTATGTCATCTACAGGCAATTTCAGTCCTTCAGTGGGAGTCATGTTCTCTTATATCTTATAATCAATTAAAGAGTTACTGTGATATACTAGTCAGTAGAGTAAACTTGGAGTCAGTTTTGAGAAAGTTCTGGATTCTAACTGTGAACTTAGGaactttttctattaaaatggaTCTAACAACGTCTATCCCATAAGGCTTTTTACATAGTccaagtattatatatatatatatatatatatatatatatatacacacacacacacacacatatatgtatatatatatatatgaaagtttcAAAACGAATCTCATCATGTTTTTTAGcttcaaataaattttagttaCTTTCATTCCTAAAACAAAGCCTAATGACATGGAATAAAACATACCATGGAGAATGTGTAATCAGTCAGAGAAGAAGCTCTGAAACAGCCCTGAGGTGAAGGAAAACcacttccttccaaaaaaatggaaaatttcccAAGGGGAATGTCCTAGCTGCTTCTTAAAGAACAAGCAAAATTTAAATAGACAAAACTCTGTGCTTTACTGTGCtttgcttagtcattcagtcgggtccaactcttcacgactgCATGGTctgtacccaccaggcttctctgtccatgggatttcccaggcaagaatactggagggggtttccatttccttctccagaggatcttcccgaccggggAATTGAAcggggttctcctgcattgcaggcgggattctttaccagctgagctaccagggaagcccaaactgtgTGTGAAGGAATATTCCCTCAGTCcacaagtatttgttgagtgtgggttttttgtttgtttgtttgtttgtttttttcctaggcAGAGTCTGCATCCTAGAAACACAGTGggcaaaatattaaagaaagactTTGttcttggtttatttatttttttgttttatttttaattggaagataattgctttacagcattgtgttggtttctgccaaacatcatcatgaatcagccacaggtatacctatgtcccctccctcttgactatccctccacctccttccccatccctcccctctaggttgttacagagctgAGAGACACGGACAATAGAAAAATCAATGAGAAACCATTTCAGACAGCACTCTGAAGGAAACCAAATGAGGGGGAGTGGTGTTcaataaaattctaaattatgTGAGATATGAAATGATTGAAAGGAAAAGCATTCCAAAAATGCAGAATAAATGTCAATGGTCTggggtggggaaaaaaacaaagacaaggaaaaaaaaaaaaaacacaaacccaaactgaaaggttgtaggaaaaacaaaaagaccaGTGCCAGTATGGCTAAAGCTAAGTGAGTAAACATTAACCAGTGGAAAATTAGAAAGCAATAATTTGATATTGAATACAGGGGACAGGAATGCTAGGCAAAGCTGATGTTTTAAGGTCACTGTCAGAAAAGATTCCTTGACTTAGGCAACTGTGAGAGTTAAAAATGTTCTGAGGGACCTAAGATGAAGTCCTTTGTATCTACTATTGTAATTGTTAAACTTTGCAACGTATGTAACCCAGAAAtgatgggaaaaggaagaaatggattgCACCTTCCTGTGAGAATTCTGAGGCTCAGACTCCTCTGAAGACACTTAAAAGTACCAAAATCTGGTTCACTCATACTGCTTATAAATATTCCATCACTATTTGTCAAATTAAGTGCTCTATTCATGATGTGTTCTTGACTTTATAATAAATTCCATACTGCACAGCTTTTCACTCTGCCCCCAGTCTTCCATTAAAGAGTAAGTGCTGTGGCATTGAATACactgtgcatgcttagttgttcaTCCAGGTCCAACTCTTCGTACGCCATAGACactaccctgccaggctcctctgtccatgggatttttcaggcaagaatattggagtggattgccattttcttctccaggggatcttcctgacccagggactgaacttgcatctcctgtgtctcctgcattgaaggtgaatTCTTTTACCTGTTGAGCCATTGGGGAAAGTCCTGAATATATTATAGATGCCAATAAATACTGGTCAACAGTTTATTGTCTAAATATTCAGTTCTTGTCTCTTGTTGTTGTCGTTCTTGTCTCTTGTTGTTGTCggtcagtcgctaaattgtgtccgactctttgcaaccacacggactgcagcacgccagacctccctgtccctcactatctccgggagtttgcctaagttcatgtccattgaattggtgatgccatccaactgtctcatcctcatCTTATCTCCTACATATGTTAGATATCTTCCCCAAGACCTTCTCCCGGATTTGTTGAGTCTTTACACAATACACAATGGGATTCATTAGGGGTGGCAACAACAAGAATATGTCTGCAATAAGGATTATAGCAAGGGGGCTTTTGTGCTTGGCAAAGCAGTGCATGGCAGCCAGTGTAATAATGGGCACATAGAAAATGAGTACAGCACAGAAATGGGAGACACAGGTGTTAAGTGTCTTAAGTCTTTCTGCCAAAGATGCAATGCTGAGTACAGTCTTCAGGATCAGTGTATAAGAAAGAACAACGAGAGCCAAGTCCAGCATAGTACAGAGAGCAACAAAGAAACCATAGATAACATTGATCTTGTTGTCAGAGCAGGCCAGCTTCATGGTATCCTGATGAAGACAGTATGAGTGAGAAAGGACATTCTTCTGACAATATTTCAATCTCCTTAGCATGAAAGGAAATGGAAGCACTAAGAGAAGGCTCCTGGTGGCTAAAATCGGTCCCATTTTAGCAACTCTGTTGTTAGTGAGGAGAGAATGATATCTCAGGGGATTGTGAATGGCAAGAAAGCGATCCAAAGACATGACCAGCAGTACTGAGGACTCCATGACTGTGAATCCATGGATGAAAAATTCTTGAGCAAAGCAGGC
Protein-coding regions in this window:
- the LOC101109039 gene encoding olfactory receptor 51G2; protein product: MPLRSLENSSSMSSTFLLSGIPGLEHMHTWISIPLCFVYTVSILGNCTIIFIVKTEPSLHEPMYLFLSMLALTDLGLSLCTLPTVLGIFWVGARDIGHDACFAQLFFIHCLSFLESSVLLSMAFDRFVAICRPLHYASILTNTVIGRIGLASLGRSVALIIPLPFMLKRFPYCGSPVLSHSYCLHQEVMKLACADIRANSIYGMFVIVSTVGIDSLLILFSYALILRTVLSIASRAERLKALNTCVSHVCAVLLFYTPMIGLSVIHRFGKQAPHLVQVILGFVYLLFPPLMNPIVYSVKTKQIRDRVTHAFCF
- the LOC101109298 gene encoding LOW QUALITY PROTEIN: olfactory receptor 51A7 (The sequence of the model RefSeq protein was modified relative to this genomic sequence to represent the inferred CDS: substituted 1 base at 1 genomic stop codon), producing the protein MAVLNNSEVQLFLLIGIPGLEHTHEWISIPICLLYLVAIMGNSTILFIIKTEPSLHEPMYXFLAMLAISDLGLSFSSLPTMLRIFLLNAMEISPNACFAQEFFIHGFTVMESSVLLVMSLDRFLAIHNPLRYHSLLTNNRVAKMGPILATRSLLLVLPFPFMLRRLKYCQKNVLSHSYCLHQDTMKLACSDNKINVIYGFFVALCTMLDLALVVLSYTLILKTVLSIASLAERLKTLNTCVSHFCAVLIFYVPIITLAAMHCFAKHKSPLAIILIADIFLLLPPLMNPIVYCVKTQQIREKVLGKISNICRR